AGCTTTCGTTGAACAAGGGCCAGTTGTTGCTCGAGCGCGAAGCCGGTCGTGAAGTGCCGTTCAGCTTCGGCGACGATGCGATCAAGACGCTTTATGCGGCGGCAGCTGCAACCGGGCGTACGCATTTGCCGACACCCAACAAGCTCTTCGACCTCTCCATGCTCGAAGACGCGTACACCCGACTCAAGCAAAAGGGAGCTTTGCATGTCGCAAGTAGCTAGTCAGGTCAGGCAGAGCATCAGCCTGCTGATCCTCAACGCCGATGTTGTCTGTTTTGACGATGCAGACCGAGTCGAGCGTCGCGGCGCGATCGCTGTGGATGGCAACACGATCATCTGGATCGGCAGTGCAGAAGAGGCGGCGACTCTCTACACGGCGGAGCAGACGATCGATGCCAGCAGCATGATTGCGATGCCCGGCTTCATCGATTGCCACGTGCACACGGCGCAGCAATTTCTGCATGGCAAGCTGCCAAGCGTTCGCCGCAAAGGTGAACTGCGCGCGCCAATGTGGCAGCGCTATCTCATTCCGTTCGAGAGCGGGCTCGAGCCGGAAGACGTCTACGCGAGCGGGCTTGCAGCGTACTCGGCGATGATCTCCAGCGGGACCACGTGCTTCCTCGAAGCCGGCGGCCCGTTCCCCGATGAGATGGGCCGCGCGGCGAATGACATTGGCATCCGCGGGCGCATCGCGATGGCGACCGTCGATGTTGAGGATGACATTCCACCGCAGTCGCGCATGACTACCGCAGAAGCTCTGCGTCGCAGTGAAGAACTCGTGCTGCGCTGGAAGGAGCACCCGCGCGTGAACGCGTGGCTCTCCTTGCGGCAGTTGATGGTGAATACCGAAGAGCTTCGCTTCGGCATTCGCGATCTCTCGCACGCGCTCGATACGCCGATCCACACGCATCTTGCGGAGGGCACGTATGAGGTGGACTTCAGCATTCGCAAGTGGAACATGCGCTCGACCGAGTATCTCGAGAGCATCGGCTGCCTCGACCACTACGTCCACGCTGCGCACTCGGTGTTGCTCAGCTTGAATGAGATGGACCTCTATGCGAAGCGCAATGTCTCTGCGTGTCACTGTTCGCTGAACAACTACACCATGGGTCGCCCACGTGTGCTGGAGATGATGCGTCGCGGCATCGCGATGGGCCTCGGCACTGATGGAGCAGCCACGCGCACGAGCCTTGATATGTTTCAAGTAGTGCACGGCGCAGTGCTCGGCCAGCAAGCGGTGAACGGCACGCCGTACCACGTTGATCCGCCGGTGACGTGCGAGCAGATGCTGAAGCAGGCCTTCCGCGGCGGTGCACGCGCGGCGCGTTTGGAGCGTGAGATCGGTACGCTCGAGGTTGGCAAGAAGGCGGACATCGTACTCGTTTCGACGAGCGACTACGACCAGTTCCCGGCGCTCGATCCGGTGATCACTTTGGCGGAAAGCAGCGTAGGCCGCGACGTGCATACGGTCGTTGTCGACGGCCGCATCGTGATGCAGAACCGCAAGCTGCTCACGATGGATCTCGAGCCGATGCGAGAGCGTGTCGCCGTGCAATACAAGACCATCATGGAGCGCTTCGATCGGGCGATCGCCTAAGCGCACGTAAGGGAGAACTGTGGCCGCTATTGAACTGCAACACGTCAGCAAGACCTTCAGCCTTTCGCGCGGCAAAAACGTGCGTGCGCTCGAAGCGCTTGATCTGCAGATCGCCGACGGCGAGTTCATCGCGCTGCTCGGTCCTTCGGGCTGCGGCAAGAGTACGCTGCTGCACATGATCGCGGGCCTCGATGCTGCGAGCGAAGGCCAGGTGCTGGTTGGTGGTGAATCCCCCGCCGCACTGCAGCGCAAGCACGAGCTTGGCATCGCGTTTCAAGAGCACGCGCTGCTGCCGTGGCGCAGCGTGCAGAGCAATCTTGAGCTTCCATTTCAGATCGCAGGGCAAAAACCTGACAGCGCGCGCATCGCATCGCTCATCCAGCTCGTCGGCCTCAGCGGCTTTGAATCGGCTCGGCCTTCGCAGCTTTCCGGTGGCATGAAGCAGCGTGTCTCCATCGCCCGCGCGTTGTGCCTGCAGCCACGCGTGCTGCTGCTCGATGAGCCCTTCGGCGCGCTCGACCCCGTCACGCGACGCAGCATGAACCTCGAGCTACAACGCATCTGGAGCGAGCAGCGCATCACCACCGTGCTCGTGACGCACACGGTGGAGGAGGCGCTCTTCCTTGCTGACCGCGTGCTTGTGATGAGCGGCCGTCCGGGCCGTGTGCTGCGCGATGTGCGCGTACCCTTCGCGCGGCCTCGCTCTGCAGAGACGATGCGCGATCCCGCATTCCACGCGCTTGCCGACGAACTCACACACCTGCTGGAGCCTGTGCAATGAAGACCTCGTCGTCTGCAAGCATCGACGTCGGCCGCCTGTGGCCACGCGAGAGCATGAACATGCTTGCGGCGCAGATCGTTGGCGTAGTGGTGCTGCTCCTGGCTTGGCAGTTCGCCGGCACACACGCCCTCGCGGGCAAGACGCTGCCGCCGCTCACGGATGTGCTGCATATCTTCACGATCAGTTGGCGACGCGCGCTGTTGCTGCGCTCGGCTGCGTCGACGTTAGGCTCTGCGTTGATCGGTCTTGCGGCAGGATCGCTGCTCGGCATTGCGACAGCCATGTTGACGCGCCTGCTGCCGATGCTCGAACCCGGGCTTGATCGCCTCTCTGTCGTCGTCAACGCGATGCCCGTCATCGCCCTTGGTCCGGTGCTCATCATCACCGCAGGTCGCGAGGCCACACCACCGCTCCTCGCCGCGGTGCCGGTGTTCTTCCAGATGTATGTCGCGACGACTGCAGGCATCGCCGGTGCAGAAAAGACGACGCTGCAGTATCTCCGCGCGACCGGCGCATCGCATTGGACAACGTTGCTGCGCCTTGAGCTTCCTTCAGCATTGCCGACGCTCATCAGCGGCCTGAAGGTCTGCGTGACCACCGCGATGCTCGGCGCGATCGTGGGCGAATGGTTCGGTGCTGCACGCGGCCTCGGCATCGTCATCCTCAACACGATGCAGAACTTCCAGATCCCGCTGCTGTGGGCGGCGGTGCTGATCACGGCGTCAATCGCGCTGCTCGGCTATGTGCTGATGTCGATGGCCGAACGCTTCGTTTCGCGGAGGATGGCATGAGGAAGCTCCGCCAACTCCTGAAGCAAAGCTGGGCGGTCGTGCTGTTGCTCGCGTTGTGGCAGCTTTGGGTTTCACTGTCGAACTACAACAGCATCGTCGTGGTTGCGCCGTTGCAGGTCGTGCACGATATCGTCACACATCCTCGCCTTTATCTCTTGCCCACGTTATGGACGCTAGGATTCTCGCTGGGTGGCCTGGCCATCGGCATGACCGCAGGAGTGATGCTCGCCGTGTTCAGCTGGCGCTCGCGCTTGCTTGGCGGTGCATTGCAGGCTGGTTCGTTAGTGCTGCTTGCGACACCGGTGGTCTGCCTCATCCCGATCCTCGCGCGCATGTTCGGCTACACCAGCCGCACGGAGCTACTCACTGTCGCGCTGATGACCTTCTTCCCCGGCTTCGTTTACGGCGCGGCAGGCTTGCGTCGTTTGCCGCGCCGCACGGGTGAGTTCTTCCAAACACTCGCAGCGTCGTCGAA
The nucleotide sequence above comes from Granulicella cerasi. Encoded proteins:
- a CDS encoding ABC transporter permease; this translates as MRKLRQLLKQSWAVVLLLALWQLWVSLSNYNSIVVVAPLQVVHDIVTHPRLYLLPTLWTLGFSLGGLAIGMTAGVMLAVFSWRSRLLGGALQAGSLVLLATPVVCLIPILARMFGYTSRTELLTVALMTFFPGFVYGAAGLRRLPRRTGEFFQTLAASSNKRLLLLALPSAMPDLAVALRVGTASSVLVTVTAEYLMQTGGLGNLFAVTMQEFNLRRALGASIVAMVLSTILYELASHAEKHIRLRFR
- a CDS encoding ABC transporter permease, with the translated sequence MKTSSSASIDVGRLWPRESMNMLAAQIVGVVVLLLAWQFAGTHALAGKTLPPLTDVLHIFTISWRRALLLRSAASTLGSALIGLAAGSLLGIATAMLTRLLPMLEPGLDRLSVVVNAMPVIALGPVLIITAGREATPPLLAAVPVFFQMYVATTAGIAGAEKTTLQYLRATGASHWTTLLRLELPSALPTLISGLKVCVTTAMLGAIVGEWFGAARGLGIVILNTMQNFQIPLLWAAVLITASIALLGYVLMSMAERFVSRRMA
- a CDS encoding ABC transporter ATP-binding protein codes for the protein MAAIELQHVSKTFSLSRGKNVRALEALDLQIADGEFIALLGPSGCGKSTLLHMIAGLDAASEGQVLVGGESPAALQRKHELGIAFQEHALLPWRSVQSNLELPFQIAGQKPDSARIASLIQLVGLSGFESARPSQLSGGMKQRVSIARALCLQPRVLLLDEPFGALDPVTRRSMNLELQRIWSEQRITTVLVTHTVEEALFLADRVLVMSGRPGRVLRDVRVPFARPRSAETMRDPAFHALADELTHLLEPVQ
- a CDS encoding amidohydrolase family protein: MSQVASQVRQSISLLILNADVVCFDDADRVERRGAIAVDGNTIIWIGSAEEAATLYTAEQTIDASSMIAMPGFIDCHVHTAQQFLHGKLPSVRRKGELRAPMWQRYLIPFESGLEPEDVYASGLAAYSAMISSGTTCFLEAGGPFPDEMGRAANDIGIRGRIAMATVDVEDDIPPQSRMTTAEALRRSEELVLRWKEHPRVNAWLSLRQLMVNTEELRFGIRDLSHALDTPIHTHLAEGTYEVDFSIRKWNMRSTEYLESIGCLDHYVHAAHSVLLSLNEMDLYAKRNVSACHCSLNNYTMGRPRVLEMMRRGIAMGLGTDGAATRTSLDMFQVVHGAVLGQQAVNGTPYHVDPPVTCEQMLKQAFRGGARAARLEREIGTLEVGKKADIVLVSTSDYDQFPALDPVITLAESSVGRDVHTVVVDGRIVMQNRKLLTMDLEPMRERVAVQYKTIMERFDRAIA